The Sulfolobus sp. A20 genomic interval GATCATCATTACGTCATGGTGAATGGTTCTCTCCATAAAGTGTTCTAAAACATTTATCATTAAAATGAAAGATTTCTAACTCTCTTATGATAAAATGAACATAAGAAACTGAAAAGTTTTTATGATAATATCTAGCAATCTTTTTATACCAAATATACATAGGCACAAATCATGCCAAGTAGTACGGATGATATACTCAAATTCCTAAAGGAAAATAATATAAGATGGGTAGACCTTCAATTCACTGATGTACCGGGTAGGTTACATCATATAACTATACCTAGTAGTGAAGTTGATGAAGAGGCTCTAAAAACTGGCTTTGGAAAACTAGATGGAAGCAGCATAAAGGGATTCACTACAATTTATGAAAGCGATATGGTTCTTTTACCAGTACCAACTACTATGACATTAGTGCCTTGGTCTCCAAGTTTAGCCAGAGTGATATGTAAGGTCTTCTGGGGAGGAGGAAAAGGAAGATTTGAGAGAGATCCAAGATTCGTAGCTGAAGAAGCTGAGAAGTATCAAGAAGGTGAAGGGTATACCTCATTTTACGGACCAGAGCTAGAGTTCTTTATATTCGATAAAGTAAAACTTGATGTTAGTACGCCTCAATCCGGGACTGGATATAAGATTGTTGCAAGAGAAGCCCCATGGAGTGATAGTGGATCATTTATGATAAGATATAAAGAGGGTTACTATCCAGCTCCACCAGTTGATCAATTAATGGATGTAAGGATGGAAATTGTGGATACACTAGTTAAATATTTCAACTATACTATCGAAGCAACTCACCATGAAGTAGCTACAGCGGGACAAGGTGAAATAGACTTTAGGTTTTCTACTTTAGTAGATACGGCTGATAAAGTACAGACTTTAAAATACGTAGCTAAAAACATTGCAGCAAAGCATGGCATGGTAGCTACGTTTATGCCAAAACCAATCTACGGAGATAACGGTACTGGAATGCACACTCACTTAAGTTTGTGGACAAAGGATGGGAAAAAGAACTTAATGTACGATCCAAATGACGAATATGCAGAGATAAGCCAATTTGGAAGATACGTAATTGGAGGATTATTGCATCACGCTAGGGCATTATCAGCTATTGTCTCACCTAGTGTAAATAGCTATAGAAGATTAATACCAGGCTTTGAAGCGCCAGTATATATAGCTTGGAGTAAATCTAATAGAAGTGCGGTTATAAGAGTACCTGCCTATTATAGGGGAATGGAGAAAGCAAAGAGAATTGAATACAGACCACCAGATCCCTCAACTAACCCATACCTAGCGTTTGCTGCCTTACTCATGGCTGCAATAGATGGAGTTAAGAAAAAGATGGACCCAGGTGATCCAGTAGATGAAAATATATATCACTTAACTCCAGAAAGGAGAAAACAATTAGGGATTAAAGAATTACCTAGATCATTAGATGAGGCTTTAGATGAGTTAGAGAGCGATAAAGAATTCTTGAAACCAGTGTTTAACTCATCCTTATTGGATACATATATTGATTTAAAGAGAGATGAGGCTAGAACTCTACAAGGATACCCACATCCAATGGAATTATACTTCTACCTAGATTCTTAAAAAGGTATAAATATTCCAGAATTTCTTAGATTATTTTTGAATTCTTTTATATCCAGATAATAGTCAAACTCATAATTTTTTAATGAACTAAGCAATATGGGGTAATCAATATTTATTAACGCAGCATAATCTTGAGCCCATCTATCTGGTGACGACTTAAACCAAGAAAACGAATCCTCATATATTCTCTTAATTTTCTCATAATCTAAACTCTCTCTAGCTGCCAACGTACAACAGTGAAGAGGAATAAATCTATGAGACTTGTAACCTTTTCTTTCGAGAATTGAAAGATACGGCTCCCAGATAGCTATACCGTTAACTACTCCTCTCTCTAAATAATTTATCATTTCATTAGGATCGTTTGAAGGGATTATTTTAACATTATTAAACTCGTTGAATGTCCATATTTCCATGCTCGACATTACAGTAGTTGCTATCGTATCACAGACTTTACCAATAACTCCTCCACCACCTTTTGCTCCCCCACCTATTATTTTAATATTTCTAAATACTGTTGAGAAAAATAACTGTGTAACTATTGGTGATAATCCAAGGTCTAGTTTAGCTTCTACTAGATCCCTTGTGAGATCAATACCATTAGAGTAAACCTTTACCTTAACCGTAAATCCAAGTTCGTTTAACTTTTTTATGAAGGGTATTATGAAGGGATACTCAGCTGCCTTAATTATTCCTAATTTTAAGAATTTATTTGAAGATAAAGATACTTCTAAATTTTTGCCTATTAACTTTCTTCTAGTAATTATTCCGTTTTTTCTAGCTCCGAAAGAATCTCTGATAGCCTACTTTTAGAGATACCAGATAGCTTTGATAGTTCAGACTGCGGTAAAGATCCTCTTTCTCTTAAAATAGAGATAATCTTATCTTTACTATTCATCTAATATATAATTTTCCAAAAACTCTATAATAAGTTTACCTTATTGGTATTATCTAATATTCTAAGAACGTGGTTACGCAATGATCTATTGGTCTTAAAAAGCCCTCTATAAGCTACGGAAACTAGATTAGCTTCTCTATCCTTAACTCCTCTAACGTATGAGCACATATGTAAAGCGTCTCCAATTACCATAACTCCTTTAGGCTTAATATCACTATTCATTATTGCATCAGCTACCTGCTCCACTAGCCTCTCTTGAATTTGCAATCTACTAGCATAGTAATTAACAATTCTAATTATCTTACTGAAGCCCGCTACTTTCCCTTCATCCCCTACAATATAAGCTACATTAATTTTACCAATAATAGGCAACATATGATGCTCGCATAGTGATGAAAAGTTTATATCTCTAACTATTATTATCTGATCTTCGTGATTTCTAGAATCTTCTTCACTTAAATTAAATACTTTAATTTTAGGTGGAGATTGTCTGAGTCCATTCGTCATTTCCAATAGCGCTTTAGCTACTCTTTCTGGCGTTTCCCTTAAGCCTTCCCTTTCCGGATTTTCTCCTAATAGTTCTAGTATTTCCCTTATTCTTTTAGCGATTTCCTCTACTAGTTTTTGATTTTCTATTTCTGTTTCCTCCATACCGTTTATTATTCTATGATGAAACCCATTATAACTATTTTGTTAAAAAACTTCTACAATAGTTTATAAGTAGTTTCTAAAACTATAGGTTTACCTTTAGTTACTATAAGTGTATCCTCTATTCTCACTCCAAACTTTCCTTTTAAATATATACCAGGTTCTACAGTTATTACCATATTTTCTCGTAACACATCTCTCGAGTTAATCGAGATTGAAGGGCTCTCATGGATTTCAACACCTACTCCATGCCCAGTGGAGTGTATAAAGTACTTCTGATAACCTGCTTTTTCAATTACCCTTCTCGCGATTCTATCTATTTCTGA includes:
- the folE gene encoding GTP cyclohydrolase I FolE; protein product: MEETEIENQKLVEEIAKRIREILELLGENPEREGLRETPERVAKALLEMTNGLRQSPPKIKVFNLSEEDSRNHEDQIIIVRDINFSSLCEHHMLPIIGKINVAYIVGDEGKVAGFSKIIRIVNYYASRLQIQERLVEQVADAIMNSDIKPKGVMVIGDALHMCSYVRGVKDREANLVSVAYRGLFKTNRSLRNHVLRILDNTNKVNLL
- the glnA gene encoding type I glutamate--ammonia ligase, whose amino-acid sequence is MPSSTDDILKFLKENNIRWVDLQFTDVPGRLHHITIPSSEVDEEALKTGFGKLDGSSIKGFTTIYESDMVLLPVPTTMTLVPWSPSLARVICKVFWGGGKGRFERDPRFVAEEAEKYQEGEGYTSFYGPELEFFIFDKVKLDVSTPQSGTGYKIVAREAPWSDSGSFMIRYKEGYYPAPPVDQLMDVRMEIVDTLVKYFNYTIEATHHEVATAGQGEIDFRFSTLVDTADKVQTLKYVAKNIAAKHGMVATFMPKPIYGDNGTGMHTHLSLWTKDGKKNLMYDPNDEYAEISQFGRYVIGGLLHHARALSAIVSPSVNSYRRLIPGFEAPVYIAWSKSNRSAVIRVPAYYRGMEKAKRIEYRPPDPSTNPYLAFAALLMAAIDGVKKKMDPGDPVDENIYHLTPERRKQLGIKELPRSLDEALDELESDKEFLKPVFNSSLLDTYIDLKRDEARTLQGYPHPMELYFYLDS